The Streptomyces europaeiscabiei genome window below encodes:
- a CDS encoding S8 family serine peptidase, whose translation MRRLHTLGAVAGAAGLLAAAITPATAGPGSESDSGSASGGGNTGAARPSTTQAVTLITGDTVSLTAGPDGRYAVDVRRGTGREAATFLSSERDGEVSVLPADAIPLVRAGRLDPALFNVTRLAKQGYTDEKTGSTPLIATYAKGRATPEGARRTLALPGIGGAALSAEKSTAFWADIAPALGTESTTKAARRLGEGIDKIWLDAQVEVSLETSVPQIGAPEVWRSGHDGKGVKVAVLDTGVDTGHPDLAGRIAESRTFVPDQAVQDGHGHGTHVASTIAGSGAASDGRRKGVAPGAELLVGKVLNNAGKGQSSWIIAGMEWAANSGAPIVSMSLGGTATGPSDVLSETVDELSASTGTLFVIASGNAGPGEQTVGTPGIADSALTVGAVDKSDRLASFSGRGPRPGDFAVKPEITAPGVGITAARAAGTTMGTPVDDDYTTANGTSMATPHVAGAAALVAQAHPNWTGRQIKEALASTARTNTDDSVFEQGDGRVDAVRAVGQNIFATPTLSFGKFEDGDTGVTTKDITYTNTTDKAVELKIASSLADLTVGAGTLTVPARGTATVPVGVDPAPASEGRYAGHITATADGVHVTTGVGFEKAPKTYDLKVSLLGRDGRPPTGGSIYTLMELNGAVPDEYGFLGTGWTWQVPAGTYSVSTWIPDRDAGGLAVGTSVVANPEIKVGKDTEVVLDARKAVEIKPETKEDSEFQGFSTNVHREGPGNAWGLTYSQGFWTDHLYVTPTEQVTEGTLEFSAKFRLYAKELTASVTSPRKTPLSSLYYSQTYEDFPLRISGDHKVRAVDAGGGTKDDFAGLDVKGKVAVVALGPTERAQNALDNATEAGAGYLIAYRRTPGFWIEAVDRATNVPLMIATGEEGAALTGLLRTGEKVTLKLSGTPDSPYVYNLLAAQSGAISADQTYRMDSSNTVKRKARYHGATDGEIGADALYTYRPWQLFGIENSMYMRLGTDRDEYYYVDPDTRTWHVVYPNWNTFRGQWSPLRTFGEAATEPTENWLRQVVRPGTSEEYGLSERTGDRLTFSVAELSDSTPGHYGYVDGTDTTAKGRLYADGKLVGDSTLGGYGTFDVAAEKASYRFELDVRRRAAWATYSTSTHTEWTFASAHTDTGTALPLLTVGIAPKGLDLLNRAKSGRELKVDLPLANQLGGVKASSLEAWVSYDDGTSWQEVKVKSGKARFEPPKGAESVSLRVRAADRDGNGIDQTVLRAFGLK comes from the coding sequence ATGCGAAGACTCCACACCCTCGGGGCCGTGGCAGGAGCGGCAGGTCTGCTCGCGGCGGCGATCACGCCCGCGACCGCCGGCCCCGGAAGCGAAAGTGACAGCGGCTCGGCCTCCGGCGGCGGGAACACCGGCGCCGCGAGACCGTCCACGACCCAGGCCGTCACCCTCATCACCGGCGACACCGTCTCGCTCACCGCCGGCCCGGACGGCAGGTACGCCGTCGACGTGCGGCGCGGTACCGGCCGCGAGGCCGCCACGTTCCTGTCGAGCGAACGCGACGGCGAGGTCAGCGTCCTGCCGGCGGACGCCATCCCGCTGGTGCGGGCGGGCCGCCTCGACCCGGCCCTCTTCAACGTCACCCGGCTGGCGAAGCAGGGCTACACCGACGAGAAGACCGGCTCGACCCCCCTGATCGCGACGTACGCGAAAGGCCGTGCCACGCCCGAAGGCGCCCGCCGCACGCTCGCGTTGCCCGGGATCGGCGGCGCGGCGCTGAGCGCCGAGAAGTCGACCGCGTTCTGGGCGGACATCGCCCCCGCGCTCGGCACGGAATCCACCACGAAGGCCGCGCGAAGGCTCGGCGAGGGCATCGACAAGATCTGGCTGGACGCCCAGGTGGAGGTGTCCCTGGAGACCAGCGTCCCGCAGATCGGCGCACCCGAGGTGTGGCGGTCGGGCCACGACGGCAAGGGTGTGAAGGTCGCGGTCCTGGACACGGGCGTGGACACCGGGCACCCGGACCTCGCGGGCAGGATCGCCGAGTCGCGGACCTTCGTCCCGGACCAGGCGGTGCAGGACGGTCACGGACACGGCACCCATGTGGCGTCCACGATCGCCGGCTCCGGCGCGGCCTCGGACGGCAGGCGCAAGGGTGTGGCGCCCGGCGCGGAGCTGCTGGTCGGCAAGGTGCTGAACAATGCGGGCAAGGGCCAGTCCTCGTGGATCATCGCGGGCATGGAGTGGGCGGCGAACTCCGGCGCGCCGATCGTCTCGATGTCGCTGGGCGGTACGGCGACGGGCCCCTCCGACGTGCTCAGTGAGACCGTCGACGAGCTCTCCGCCTCCACCGGCACCCTCTTCGTCATCGCGTCGGGCAACGCGGGTCCTGGCGAGCAGACCGTGGGCACCCCGGGCATCGCCGACTCGGCGCTCACCGTGGGCGCGGTCGACAAGTCGGACCGGCTGGCGTCGTTCTCCGGCCGCGGCCCGCGCCCCGGTGACTTCGCGGTCAAGCCGGAGATCACCGCGCCGGGCGTGGGCATCACGGCGGCCCGGGCCGCCGGCACCACCATGGGTACGCCGGTCGACGACGACTACACGACGGCGAACGGTACGTCGATGGCGACCCCGCATGTCGCGGGCGCCGCGGCACTGGTCGCGCAGGCACATCCCAACTGGACCGGCCGGCAGATCAAGGAAGCCCTGGCCAGCACGGCGAGGACGAACACCGACGACTCCGTGTTCGAGCAGGGCGACGGGCGGGTCGACGCCGTACGGGCCGTCGGGCAGAACATCTTCGCGACCCCGACGCTGAGCTTCGGCAAGTTCGAGGACGGCGACACCGGGGTCACCACCAAGGACATCACGTACACCAACACCACCGACAAAGCGGTGGAGTTGAAGATCGCCTCCTCGCTCGCCGACCTCACCGTGGGCGCCGGCACGCTGACCGTGCCCGCGCGGGGCACCGCCACGGTCCCGGTCGGCGTCGACCCCGCGCCGGCGAGCGAGGGCAGGTACGCGGGCCACATCACAGCGACCGCCGACGGTGTCCACGTCACCACGGGTGTCGGCTTCGAGAAGGCCCCGAAGACGTACGACCTCAAGGTCTCGCTCCTGGGCCGTGACGGCAGGCCGCCCACCGGCGGGTCGATCTACACGCTCATGGAGCTGAACGGCGCCGTCCCCGACGAGTACGGCTTCCTCGGCACCGGCTGGACCTGGCAGGTTCCGGCCGGCACCTACTCGGTCTCCACCTGGATCCCGGACCGGGACGCGGGTGGTCTGGCCGTCGGCACCTCGGTCGTCGCCAACCCCGAGATCAAGGTGGGCAAGGACACCGAGGTCGTCCTCGACGCCCGCAAGGCGGTGGAGATCAAGCCGGAGACGAAGGAGGACTCCGAGTTCCAGGGCTTCAGCACCAACGTGCACCGCGAGGGGCCGGGCAACGCCTGGGGGCTCACCTACAGCCAGGGCTTCTGGACCGACCACCTCTATGTGACGCCGACCGAGCAGGTCACCGAGGGCACCCTGGAGTTCTCCGCCAAGTTCCGTCTGTACGCCAAGGAGTTGACGGCGAGCGTCACCAGCCCGCGGAAGACCCCGCTGTCCTCGCTCTACTACTCCCAGACGTACGAGGACTTCCCGCTGCGGATCAGCGGTGACCACAAGGTCCGGGCGGTGGACGCGGGCGGCGGAACCAAGGACGACTTCGCGGGGCTCGACGTCAAGGGCAAGGTGGCGGTGGTCGCGCTCGGCCCCACCGAACGGGCACAGAACGCTCTGGACAACGCGACCGAGGCCGGTGCGGGTTACCTCATCGCGTACCGCAGGACGCCCGGCTTCTGGATCGAGGCCGTGGACCGCGCCACCAATGTCCCGCTGATGATCGCCACCGGCGAGGAGGGTGCCGCGCTCACCGGTCTGCTGCGGACCGGCGAGAAGGTCACACTGAAGCTGAGCGGCACGCCGGACAGTCCGTACGTCTACAACCTGCTCGCCGCGCAGAGCGGCGCCATCTCCGCGGACCAGACGTACCGCATGGACAGCTCCAACACGGTGAAGCGGAAGGCCCGTTACCACGGGGCCACGGACGGCGAGATCGGCGCGGACGCCCTGTACACCTACCGCCCCTGGCAGCTCTTCGGTATCGAGAACAGCATGTACATGCGGCTGGGCACGGACCGCGACGAGTACTACTACGTCGACCCCGACACCCGCACCTGGCACGTCGTCTATCCGAACTGGAACACGTTCAGGGGCCAGTGGAGCCCGCTGCGGACCTTCGGGGAGGCGGCCACGGAACCCACCGAGAACTGGCTGCGCCAGGTCGTCCGTCCAGGAACCAGCGAGGAGTACGGTCTCTCCGAACGCACCGGCGACCGGCTCACCTTCTCCGTGGCGGAGTTGAGCGACTCCACGCCGGGTCACTACGGATACGTCGACGGTACCGACACCACCGCGAAGGGCAGGCTCTACGCGGACGGAAAGCTGGTTGGCGACTCGACGCTCGGCGGGTACGGCACCTTCGACGTGGCGGCGGAGAAGGCCTCGTACCGCTTCGAGCTGGACGTGCGGCGCCGGGCGGCCTGGGCCACGTACTCGACGAGCACGCACACCGAGTGGACCTTCGCCTCGGCGCACACCGACACCGGGACGGCGCTGCCGCTGCTCACCGTCGGCATCGCGCCGAAGGGCCTCGACCTCCTCAACCGGGCCAAGAGCGGCCGGGAGCTGAAGGTAGACCTGCCGCTCGCGAACCAGCTGGGCGGTGTGAAGGCGAGCAGCTTGGAGGCCTGGGTCTCCTACGACGACGGCACGTCCTGGCAGGAGGTGAAGGTCAAGAGCGGCAAGGCACGGTTCGAGCCGCCGAAGGGCGCCGAGTCGGTGTCGCTGCGGGTGCGGGCCGCCGACCGTGACGGCAACGGGATCGACCAGACCGTGCTGCGGGCGTTCGGCCTGAAGTAG
- a CDS encoding response regulator transcription factor has translation MAGTSATRTGRVRVLIVDDEPGLTELLSVAVTEAGWRAYPAADGHSALRVARGCAPHAVVLDGMLPDLDGLQVLRRLRYENPRLPVLMLTARDGLEHRIDGLAAGADDYVTKPFSLEEVVLRLRGLLRRSGVEETRSSDDGDLVLGDLVFSTRTREVRRAGTPVRLTAKEFDLLGLLLGHPRQVLSKAQILDHVWSSSFDGGGNLVEVYISSLRRKIDKGRAPMIHTVRGLGYAIRAGEDGR, from the coding sequence ATGGCTGGCACCTCCGCGACCCGAACCGGGCGAGTTCGTGTCCTCATCGTCGACGACGAACCCGGACTCACCGAACTGCTGTCCGTGGCCGTCACGGAGGCGGGCTGGCGCGCCTACCCGGCGGCCGACGGACACAGCGCGCTGCGGGTCGCGCGCGGCTGCGCCCCGCACGCCGTCGTCCTCGACGGGATGCTGCCCGACCTCGACGGCCTCCAGGTGCTGCGACGGCTGCGCTACGAGAACCCGAGGCTGCCCGTCCTCATGCTCACCGCCAGGGACGGGCTGGAACACCGTATCGACGGACTCGCGGCGGGCGCCGACGACTACGTGACCAAGCCGTTCTCCCTGGAGGAGGTCGTCCTGCGGCTGCGCGGCCTGCTGCGCCGGTCCGGCGTCGAGGAGACCAGGTCGTCGGACGACGGTGACCTCGTGCTCGGTGACCTCGTGTTCAGTACTCGGACGCGCGAGGTGCGCCGCGCCGGTACGCCGGTGCGGCTCACCGCCAAGGAGTTCGACCTGCTCGGCCTGCTGCTCGGCCACCCGCGCCAGGTGCTGAGCAAGGCCCAGATCCTGGACCACGTGTGGAGCAGCTCCTTCGACGGTGGCGGCAACCTGGTGGAGGTCTACATCTCCAGCCTCCGCCGAAAGATCGACAAGGGCAGGGCGCCGATGATCCACACGGTGCGCGGACTCGGATACGCGATCCGGGCGGGGGAGGACGGAAGATGA
- a CDS encoding sensor histidine kinase, giving the protein MTLATVVAQRASLLGALDERVTDAAERSLGGVGVGPRNHTDLTFLREQGQAVGTLAARLDGAGNITSAEVVDASGDPETLGAEQRAALDGIAADGSTHTRTVPGLGTYRITALSEDGLHVLTGLPMDDVQDMIGGLVVVEALVAGVGLTVAACVCAVVIRRQLRPLGRVAATAVEVSRSPLDRGEVTGLTRVPDRDTDPGSEAGQVGAALNRMIDHVEASLAQRQRSEERMRRFLADASHELRTPLASIAGYAELMNRGTDRIEPTLAWRRVSAESARMTGLVEDLLLLARLDDGRPLESAEVDLAALVAEAVWDARAAGEDHNWQLALLLDAPALVTGDEARLHQVVANLLANARVHTPVGTTVTASVESTADLCVIRVRDDGPGIPPALLPAVFERFTRADASRARATPHAGGSGLGLAIVAAIVSAHGGRLDVTSEPGRTEFTIELPPTGTTELPTIDTVSAPSVPSARSVPSIPL; this is encoded by the coding sequence ATGACGCTGGCCACGGTCGTCGCGCAGCGTGCCTCGCTGCTCGGCGCCCTCGACGAGCGGGTCACCGACGCCGCCGAGCGCAGCCTGGGCGGGGTGGGCGTCGGCCCCCGCAACCACACCGACCTGACGTTCCTCAGGGAGCAGGGCCAGGCCGTCGGCACGCTCGCCGCGCGGCTCGACGGCGCCGGGAACATCACCTCCGCCGAGGTCGTCGACGCGAGCGGCGACCCGGAGACCCTCGGCGCCGAGCAGCGGGCCGCCCTCGACGGCATCGCGGCCGACGGCTCCACGCACACCCGGACCGTGCCTGGCCTCGGCACCTACCGGATCACCGCCCTCAGCGAGGACGGGCTGCACGTCCTGACGGGCCTGCCCATGGACGACGTCCAGGACATGATCGGCGGTCTGGTGGTGGTGGAGGCGCTGGTCGCGGGCGTCGGACTCACCGTGGCGGCCTGTGTCTGCGCGGTCGTCATCCGTCGCCAGCTGCGCCCCCTCGGCCGGGTCGCCGCCACCGCCGTCGAGGTCTCCCGCTCCCCGCTGGACCGGGGTGAGGTCACCGGCCTGACCCGGGTGCCCGACCGCGACACGGACCCCGGCAGCGAGGCAGGCCAGGTCGGCGCCGCCCTCAATCGCATGATCGACCACGTCGAGGCCTCCCTCGCCCAGCGGCAGCGCAGCGAGGAACGCATGCGCCGCTTCCTGGCCGACGCCAGCCACGAACTCCGTACGCCGCTGGCCTCCATCGCCGGGTACGCGGAGCTGATGAACCGGGGGACCGACCGGATCGAGCCGACGCTGGCGTGGCGGCGCGTATCGGCCGAGTCGGCCCGGATGACGGGCCTGGTCGAGGACCTGCTGCTCCTGGCCCGGCTGGACGACGGCCGCCCCCTGGAGTCCGCCGAGGTGGACCTCGCGGCCCTCGTGGCGGAGGCGGTGTGGGACGCGCGGGCGGCGGGCGAGGACCACAACTGGCAGCTCGCGCTGCTCCTGGACGCGCCGGCCCTGGTCACCGGCGACGAGGCGCGCCTGCACCAGGTGGTGGCCAACCTGTTGGCCAACGCCCGTGTGCACACACCCGTGGGCACGACGGTCACGGCATCCGTGGAGAGCACCGCCGACCTCTGTGTGATCCGCGTGCGCGACGACGGCCCCGGCATCCCGCCGGCCCTCCTCCCCGCCGTCTTCGAACGTTTCACCCGCGCCGACGCCTCCCGCGCCCGCGCCACCCCCCACGCGGGCGGCTCCGGCCTGGGCCTGGCCATCGTCGCCGCGATCGTCTCCGCCCACGGTGGCCGCCTCGACGTCACCAGCGAGCCGGGCCGCACCGAGTTCACCATCGAACTCCCCCCGACCGGCACCACGGAACTCCCGACCATCGACACGGTCTCGGCGCCCTCCGTCCCCTCCGCCCGGTCGGTGCCGTCGATCCCGTTGTGA
- a CDS encoding lytic polysaccharide monooxygenase auxiliary activity family 9 protein — MHVTDLRLRLPRRHSALLLVLLALVTTIPALGLVVAAGSGKAEAHGTPMKPGSRTFLCWQDGLTDTGEIKPVNPACRSAHQVSGTTPFYNWFSVLRSDGAGRTRGFVPDGQLCSGGNTNFTGFNTPSADWPLTHLTSGATVDFSYNAWAAHPGWFYVYITKDGFDPTKTLTWNDLEAQPFLSVDHPPLNGSPGTVEANYSWRGQLPANKSGRHLVYMVWQRSDSQETFYSCSDVVFDGGNGEVTGIKEPGNPTEPVPGECAATRRTTGSWTGGYQSEVVVTNTGDVPMLGWMVNWTLPTGQKVDSLWSGSATYSGQNVMVHNANWNGELDPGETATFGYVVQGSGGDPATTLPCRVG, encoded by the coding sequence ATGCACGTGACAGATTTACGATTAAGGCTGCCCCGGCGCCACAGCGCACTCCTGCTCGTTCTGCTCGCCCTCGTGACCACGATCCCGGCGCTCGGCCTGGTCGTCGCGGCCGGCAGCGGCAAGGCGGAGGCGCACGGCACTCCGATGAAGCCCGGCAGCCGCACCTTCCTGTGCTGGCAGGACGGGCTGACCGACACCGGGGAGATCAAGCCGGTCAACCCGGCCTGTCGCTCCGCACACCAGGTGAGCGGGACGACCCCGTTCTACAACTGGTTCTCGGTGCTCCGCTCGGACGGCGCCGGCCGCACCCGAGGCTTCGTCCCGGACGGCCAGCTGTGCAGCGGCGGCAACACCAACTTCACCGGGTTCAACACCCCGAGCGCCGACTGGCCGTTGACGCATCTGACCTCAGGCGCGACCGTCGACTTCTCGTACAACGCGTGGGCGGCGCACCCGGGTTGGTTCTACGTCTACATCACCAAGGACGGCTTCGACCCGACGAAGACGCTCACCTGGAACGACTTGGAGGCGCAGCCGTTCCTGAGTGTCGACCACCCGCCGCTGAACGGCAGTCCGGGCACGGTCGAGGCCAACTACTCCTGGCGGGGCCAGCTCCCCGCGAACAAGTCGGGCCGCCACCTCGTCTACATGGTGTGGCAGCGCTCCGACAGCCAGGAGACCTTCTACTCCTGCTCCGACGTCGTCTTCGACGGCGGCAACGGTGAGGTGACCGGCATCAAGGAGCCCGGCAACCCCACCGAGCCGGTACCGGGCGAGTGCGCCGCGACTCGTCGTACGACGGGCAGCTGGACCGGCGGCTATCAGTCCGAGGTCGTCGTCACCAACACCGGCGACGTGCCGATGCTCGGCTGGATGGTCAACTGGACCCTGCCGACCGGGCAGAAGGTCGACAGCCTCTGGAGCGGCAGCGCGACCTACAGCGGACAGAACGTGATGGTGCACAACGCCAACTGGAACGGGGAGCTGGATCCCGGCGAAACCGCCACGTTCGGCTATGTGGTGCAGGGGTCGGGAGGTGATCCCGCGACGACACTGCCCTGCCGGGTGGGCTGA
- a CDS encoding GH92 family glycosyl hydrolase yields the protein MRHGRGSTAALGAAAFALVVASQGAAVALPDRPAAGEREFSSSFEPDDPAPDWLSTVDTAPDGSARASGVDGGYTTGIPGNITDHVTDVRASGENASGGEVKENLVDGESGTKWLTFQPTGWAEFDLDRPAKVVTYALTSANDFETRDPKDWALQGSTDGKEWRTLDTRSGESFEGRFRTKSYDIPGDLTAEYRHLRLDITRNNGASMITQLADVQFSTGGGQAPAPKEMLSLVDRGPSGSATAKAGAGFTGKRALRYAGRHTAGGRAYSYNKVFDVNVAVERNTELAYRIFPSMADGDLDYAATNVSVDLVFTDGTSLSGLRAVDSHGFPLSPRGQGAAKVLYVNQWNDVVSRIGSVAAGRTVDRIVVAYDSPKGPARFRGWLDDVTLRVHAPERPKTHLSDYAVTTRGTNSSGGFSRGNNFPATAVPHGFNFWTPVTNAGSLSWLYDYARANNADNLPTVQALSASHEPSPWMGDRQTFQVMPSAATGTPELSRTARALPFRHENETARPYYYGVRFENGVKAEMAPTDHAAVLRFTYPGDDASVLFDNVTDQAGLTLDKDAGVVTGFSDVKSGLSTGATRLFVYGVFDAPVTDGGSTGVKGHLRFDAGEDRVVTLRLATSLIGLGQAKENLRQEIPDGTSFETVKDRARTQWDRLLGKVEVEGATPDRLTTLYSSLYRLYLYPNSGFEKVGSTYKYASPFSPMTGQDTPTHTGAKIVDGKVYVNNGFWDTYRTTWPAYSLLTPHQAGAMVDGFVQQYKDGGWTSRWSSPGYADLMTGTSSDVAFADAYVKGVGFDAKSAYEAALKNATVVPPSAGVGRKGMATSPFLGYTGTDTHEGLSWALEGYLNDYGIARMGRALYRKTGEKHYEEESAYFLNRAQNYVQLFDKEAGFFQGRDGDGAWRLDSAKYDPRVWGHDYTETNGWGYAFTAPQDSKGLANLYGGRAGLAGKLDTYFSTPETASPDFVGSYGGVIHEMTEARDVRMGMYGHSNQVAHHAIYMYDAAGQPWKAQEKVREVLSRLYAGSAIGQGYHGDEDNGEQSAWYLFSALGFYPLVMGSGEYAVGSPLFTKATVHLENGRDLVVEAPENSARNVYVQGLKVNGKAWTSTSLPHSVISQGGVLTFDMGPKPSRWGTGESAAPVSITKNGKVPAPRSDAIEGDGELFDDTSSTKASVETLPLPVPARTRAVQYTLTSADRSGAPTGWTLQGSTDGTTWQTLDKRSGESFTWDRQTRAFSIPVPKAYDHHRLVLDGAATLAEVELLS from the coding sequence ATGCGGCACGGACGGGGTTCCACGGCGGCGCTGGGCGCCGCCGCGTTCGCTCTGGTGGTGGCCTCGCAGGGGGCGGCCGTCGCGTTACCGGACCGACCGGCGGCCGGGGAGCGGGAGTTCAGCTCCTCGTTCGAACCGGACGACCCGGCTCCGGACTGGCTCAGCACGGTCGACACGGCACCGGACGGCTCCGCGCGGGCCTCCGGTGTCGACGGCGGGTACACCACCGGCATCCCGGGCAACATCACCGACCACGTCACCGACGTCCGGGCCAGCGGCGAGAACGCGAGCGGCGGGGAGGTGAAGGAGAACCTCGTCGACGGCGAGTCCGGCACCAAGTGGCTCACCTTCCAGCCCACCGGCTGGGCCGAGTTCGACCTCGACAGGCCGGCCAAGGTGGTGACCTACGCGCTGACCTCGGCGAACGACTTCGAGACCCGCGACCCGAAGGACTGGGCCCTCCAGGGCTCCACCGACGGCAAGGAGTGGAGGACCCTGGACACCCGCTCCGGCGAGAGCTTCGAGGGGCGGTTCCGGACGAAGTCGTACGACATTCCCGGCGACCTGACGGCCGAGTACCGGCACCTCCGCCTCGACATCACCCGGAACAACGGCGCCTCGATGATCACCCAGCTCGCCGATGTGCAGTTCTCCACGGGTGGCGGGCAGGCACCCGCGCCGAAGGAGATGCTGTCGCTGGTCGACCGGGGCCCGAGCGGCTCGGCGACCGCGAAGGCCGGCGCGGGCTTCACCGGCAAGCGGGCCCTCAGGTACGCGGGCCGGCACACGGCGGGCGGCCGGGCATACTCGTACAACAAGGTCTTCGACGTGAACGTGGCCGTCGAGCGGAACACCGAGCTGGCGTACCGGATCTTCCCGTCGATGGCGGACGGCGATCTGGACTACGCCGCCACGAACGTCTCGGTCGACCTGGTCTTCACCGACGGCACCTCCCTCAGCGGTCTGCGGGCGGTGGACAGCCATGGATTCCCGCTGTCGCCGCGCGGACAGGGTGCGGCGAAGGTGCTGTACGTCAACCAGTGGAACGACGTGGTCTCACGCATCGGCTCGGTCGCCGCAGGCCGGACCGTGGACCGGATCGTGGTGGCCTACGACTCCCCGAAGGGCCCGGCGAGGTTCCGCGGCTGGCTCGACGACGTGACACTGCGGGTGCATGCGCCCGAGCGGCCGAAGACGCATCTTTCCGACTACGCGGTGACCACCAGGGGAACGAATTCCAGCGGCGGTTTCTCCCGCGGCAACAATTTCCCCGCGACGGCGGTGCCCCATGGCTTCAACTTCTGGACGCCGGTGACCAACGCGGGCTCGCTGAGCTGGCTGTACGACTACGCACGGGCCAACAACGCGGACAACCTGCCGACCGTCCAGGCGCTCAGCGCTAGTCATGAGCCGAGCCCCTGGATGGGCGACCGGCAGACCTTCCAGGTGATGCCCTCCGCCGCCACCGGCACCCCCGAACTGAGCCGCACGGCAAGGGCGCTGCCCTTCCGGCACGAGAACGAGACGGCCCGCCCGTACTACTACGGGGTGCGCTTCGAGAACGGCGTCAAGGCCGAGATGGCACCGACCGACCACGCGGCGGTGCTGCGCTTCACCTACCCCGGGGACGACGCGAGCGTCCTCTTCGACAACGTGACGGACCAGGCGGGCCTGACCCTGGACAAGGACGCCGGGGTCGTCACGGGCTTCTCGGATGTGAAGTCGGGGCTCTCGACGGGCGCGACCCGACTCTTCGTGTACGGGGTCTTCGACGCACCGGTCACGGACGGCGGCTCGACCGGTGTGAAGGGCCACCTCCGCTTCGACGCGGGCGAGGACCGAGTGGTGACGCTCCGCCTGGCCACCTCCCTCATCGGCCTCGGCCAGGCGAAGGAGAACCTGCGCCAGGAGATCCCGGACGGCACGTCCTTCGAGACGGTGAAGGACCGGGCGCGAACGCAGTGGGACCGCCTGTTGGGGAAGGTGGAGGTCGAGGGTGCGACCCCCGACCGGCTCACCACGCTGTACTCCAGCCTCTACCGGCTGTATCTGTACCCCAACTCAGGCTTCGAGAAGGTCGGTTCGACGTACAAGTACGCCTCGCCCTTCTCCCCCATGACCGGCCAGGACACCCCGACCCACACCGGCGCGAAGATCGTCGACGGCAAGGTGTACGTCAACAACGGCTTCTGGGACACCTACCGGACGACCTGGCCCGCGTACTCGCTCCTGACGCCCCATCAGGCGGGTGCGATGGTCGACGGTTTCGTGCAGCAGTACAAGGACGGCGGCTGGACCTCCCGCTGGTCCTCCCCCGGCTACGCGGACCTGATGACCGGCACCTCGTCGGACGTGGCGTTCGCGGACGCGTATGTGAAGGGCGTCGGCTTCGACGCGAAGTCGGCGTACGAGGCGGCCCTGAAGAACGCCACGGTCGTGCCGCCCTCAGCGGGCGTCGGCCGCAAGGGTATGGCCACCTCGCCCTTCCTCGGCTATACCGGCACCGACACCCACGAGGGCCTGTCCTGGGCCCTGGAGGGCTACCTCAACGACTACGGCATCGCCCGGATGGGCCGGGCCCTGTACCGGAAGACGGGTGAGAAGCACTACGAGGAGGAGTCCGCCTACTTCCTCAACAGGGCCCAGAACTATGTGCAGTTGTTCGACAAGGAGGCCGGGTTCTTCCAGGGCCGCGACGGCGACGGGGCCTGGCGGCTCGACTCCGCGAAGTACGACCCCCGCGTATGGGGCCACGACTACACGGAGACCAACGGCTGGGGCTATGCCTTCACCGCACCGCAGGACAGCAAGGGCCTGGCCAACCTGTACGGCGGTCGCGCCGGACTGGCGGGGAAGCTGGACACCTACTTCTCCACCCCGGAGACGGCCTCCCCCGACTTCGTCGGCTCCTACGGCGGAGTCATCCACGAGATGACCGAGGCCCGTGACGTCCGCATGGGCATGTACGGCCACTCCAACCAGGTCGCCCACCACGCGATCTACATGTACGACGCCGCCGGTCAGCCCTGGAAGGCCCAGGAGAAGGTCCGCGAGGTGCTCTCCCGCCTCTACGCCGGCAGCGCCATCGGCCAGGGCTACCACGGCGACGAGGACAACGGCGAGCAGTCCGCCTGGTACCTGTTCTCCGCGCTCGGCTTCTACCCGCTGGTGATGGGCAGCGGCGAATACGCCGTCGGCTCCCCGCTGTTCACCAAGGCGACCGTCCATCTGGAGAACGGCAGGGACCTGGTGGTCGAGGCCCCGGAGAACAGCGCGAGGAACGTGTACGTGCAGGGCCTCAAGGTCAACGGCAAGGCATGGACGTCGACCTCACTGCCTCACTCGGTCATCTCCCAGGGCGGCGTGCTGACGTTCGACATGGGCCCGAAGCCGTCCCGTTGGGGCACGGGCGAGAGCGCGGCCCCGGTGTCGATCACGAAGAACGGCAAGGTGCCGGCACCCCGCTCGGACGCCATCGAGGGCGACGGCGAACTCTTCGACGACACGTCGTCGACGAAGGCGTCCGTGGAGACGCTGCCCCTGCCGGTTCCCGCCCGGACCAGGGCGGTTCAGTACACGCTGACGTCCGCCGACCGCAGCGGGGCCCCGACCGGCTGGACCCTCCAGGGCTCCACCGACGGCACCACCTGGCAGACCCTGGACAAGCGCTCCGGTGAGTCCTTCACCTGGGACCGCCAGACCCGCGCCTTCTCGATCCCCGTCCCGAAGGCGTACGACCACCACCGACTGGTCCTCGACGGCGCGGCGACACTCGCGGAGGTGGAACTGCTGTCCTGA